A section of the Papio anubis isolate 15944 chromosome 2, Panubis1.0, whole genome shotgun sequence genome encodes:
- the ADIPOQ gene encoding adiponectin isoform X2, with protein MLLLGAVLLLLALPSHGQDTTTQGPGVLLPLPKGACTGWMAGIPGHPGHNGVPGRDGRDGTPGEKGEKGDPGLIGPKGDTGETGVTGAEGPRGFPGIQGRKGEPGEGAYVYRSAFSVGLETYVTVPNMPIRFTKIFYNQQNHYDGSTGKFHCNIPGLYYFAYHITVYMKDVKVSLFKKDKAMLFTYDQYQENNVDQASGSVLLHLEVGDQVWLQVYGEGERNGLYADNDNDSTFTGFLLYHDTN; from the exons ATGTTGTTGCTGGGAGCTGTTCTACTGCTATTAGCTCTGCCCAGTCATGGCCAGGATACCACAACTCAAGGGCCCGGAGTCCTGCTTCCTCTGCCCAAGGGGGCCTGCACAGGTTGGATGGCAGGCATCCCAGGGCATCCAGGCCATAATGGGGTCCCAGGTCGTGATGGCAGAGATGGCACCCCTGGCGAGAAGGGTGAGAAAGGAGATCCAG GTCTTATTGGTCCTAAGGGAGACACTGGTGAAACTGGAGTAACCGGGGCTGAAGGTCCCCGAGGCTTTCCGGGAATCCAAGGCAGGAAAGGAGAACCTGGAGAAGGTGCCTATGTATACCGCTCAGCATTCAGTGTGGGATTGGAGACCTACGTTACTGTCCCCAACATGCCCATTCGCTTTACCAAGATCTTCTACAATCAGCAAAACCACTATGATGGCTCCACTGGTAAATTCCACTGCAACATTCCTGGGCTGTACTACTTTGCCTACCACATCACAGTCTATATGAAGGATGTGAAGGTCAGCCTCTTCAAGAAGGACAAGGCTATGCTCTTCACCTATGACCAGTACCAGGAAAATAACGTGGACCAGGCCTCCGGCTCTGTGCTCCTGCATCTGGAGGTGGGCGACCAAGTCTGGCTCCAGGTGTATGGGGAAGGAGAGCGTAATGGACTCTATGCTGATAATGACAATGACTCCACCTTCACAGGCTTTCTTCTCTACCACGACACCAACTGA
- the ADIPOQ gene encoding adiponectin isoform X1, which yields MSTRLLRLGHLLLTSILTAVCGSDSIPEGLRMLLLGAVLLLLALPSHGQDTTTQGPGVLLPLPKGACTGWMAGIPGHPGHNGVPGRDGRDGTPGEKGEKGDPGLIGPKGDTGETGVTGAEGPRGFPGIQGRKGEPGEGAYVYRSAFSVGLETYVTVPNMPIRFTKIFYNQQNHYDGSTGKFHCNIPGLYYFAYHITVYMKDVKVSLFKKDKAMLFTYDQYQENNVDQASGSVLLHLEVGDQVWLQVYGEGERNGLYADNDNDSTFTGFLLYHDTN from the exons GACTCAGGATGTTGTTGCTGGGAGCTGTTCTACTGCTATTAGCTCTGCCCAGTCATGGCCAGGATACCACAACTCAAGGGCCCGGAGTCCTGCTTCCTCTGCCCAAGGGGGCCTGCACAGGTTGGATGGCAGGCATCCCAGGGCATCCAGGCCATAATGGGGTCCCAGGTCGTGATGGCAGAGATGGCACCCCTGGCGAGAAGGGTGAGAAAGGAGATCCAG GTCTTATTGGTCCTAAGGGAGACACTGGTGAAACTGGAGTAACCGGGGCTGAAGGTCCCCGAGGCTTTCCGGGAATCCAAGGCAGGAAAGGAGAACCTGGAGAAGGTGCCTATGTATACCGCTCAGCATTCAGTGTGGGATTGGAGACCTACGTTACTGTCCCCAACATGCCCATTCGCTTTACCAAGATCTTCTACAATCAGCAAAACCACTATGATGGCTCCACTGGTAAATTCCACTGCAACATTCCTGGGCTGTACTACTTTGCCTACCACATCACAGTCTATATGAAGGATGTGAAGGTCAGCCTCTTCAAGAAGGACAAGGCTATGCTCTTCACCTATGACCAGTACCAGGAAAATAACGTGGACCAGGCCTCCGGCTCTGTGCTCCTGCATCTGGAGGTGGGCGACCAAGTCTGGCTCCAGGTGTATGGGGAAGGAGAGCGTAATGGACTCTATGCTGATAATGACAATGACTCCACCTTCACAGGCTTTCTTCTCTACCACGACACCAACTGA